One genomic segment of Hordeum vulgare subsp. vulgare chromosome 2H, MorexV3_pseudomolecules_assembly, whole genome shotgun sequence includes these proteins:
- the LOC123428211 gene encoding shikimate kinase 3, chloroplastic-like, giving the protein MDAGVCLRPRPRAWAGRREQQEFPPAILPAARLAVAADQNPARRPLVLRSGAGRRSADPIRGAARLKGLCCQKSADAGTEKVHYSADEALVLKQKAEDVLPYLNDRCVYLVGMMGSGKTTVGKIIAEVLGYSFFDSDKLVEQSVGIPSVAEIFQVHSEAFFRDNESEVLRDLSSMHRLIVATGGGAVIRPINWSYMRKGLTIWLDVPVDALARRIAAVGTASRPLLHHESGDPYAKAYAKLATLFEQRMDSYANADARVSLENIAFRQGHNDVNVLTPSAIAIEALLKMESFLTEKAMVRN; this is encoded by the exons atggacgccggcgtgtGTCTCCGGCCGAGGCCCCGTGCATGGGCCGGACGCCGAGAGCAGCAGGAATTCCCCCCGGCGATATTGCCGGCGGCAAGGCTCGCAGTCGCAGCCGACCAGAAtccggcgcggcggccgctggtcCTGCGTTccggcgcggggaggaggagcgccgaTCCGATCCGTGGCGCCGCCAGGCTGAAGGGCCTGTGCTGCCAGAAATCGGCAG ATGCAGGTACTGAGAAAGTCCATTATTCTGCTGACGAGGCTCTTGTACTCAAG CAAAAAGCAGAGGATGTGCTCCCTTACCTGAATGACCGATGTGTTTATCTAGTTG GAATGATGGGTTCTGGCAAAACTACAGTTGGGAAGATAATAGCTGAAGTATTAGGCTATTCCTTCTTTGACAG TGATAAGCTGGTTGAGCAGTCTGTTGGCATACCGTCGGTTGCTGAGATTTTCCAGGTCCATAGTGAAGCATTCTTCAGAGATAACGAG AGTGAGGTGCTCAGGGATTTGTCGTCAATGCACCGGTTAATTGTTGCAACAGGAGGTGGTGCGGTGATACGACCAATCAATTG GAGTTATATGAGGAAAGGACTCACTATCTGGTTAGATGTTCCAGTGGACGCCCTTGCAAGAAGGATTGCTGCGGTCGGTACAGCTTCACGGCCCCTCTTGCATCATGAATCTGGAGATCCTTATGCGAAG GCctatgcaaaacttgcgacacttTTTGAACAAAGAATGGACTCATATGCTAATGCTGATGCCCGAGTTTCCCTTGAAA ATATTGCATTCAGACAAGGCCATAATGATGTGAATGTACTTACACCAAGTGCCATCGCTATTGAG GCATTGCTAAAGATGGAGAGCTTTCTTACTGAGAAGGCCATGGTCAGAAACTGA
- the LOC123428210 gene encoding uncharacterized aarF domain-containing protein kinase At1g71810, chloroplastic — protein MLLLRPLPLPAPALRASPAARRQRPRRRPPRPRASASASAYGAGGISEEDAFTRCSGYLFEEGLATEGDLPTAYDIPGIARVYGRRPLLVLRRSLQIGTSFGRWFALRYLDSLNERADDMFEIRAAQLRRILLELGPAFVKIAQAVSSRPDVIPPAYLDELSLLQDRIAPFSTEVAFDIIEKELGMPLDMIFSEMSPVPVAAASLGQVYQARLRSNGKLVAVKVQRPGVQAVISLDIYILRFLAGVARKAGKLNTDLQAVLDEWASSLFREMDYREEARNGLKFRQLYGKLRDVMVPEMYLEQTRRRVLIMEWVEGERLSEVRDQYLVEVGVYCSLSQLLEYGFYHADPHPGNLLRTVDGKLAYLDFGMMGEFRQELRDGFIEACLHLVNRDFDGLAKDFVTLGLLPATAQKDEVTKALTGVFESAVNKGVQNISFGDLSGNLGQTMYKFKFQIPSYFSLVIRSLAVLEGIAISFNPNYKVLSSSYPWIARKVLTDNSPNLRSTLYTLLYKDGTFQIDRLESLLTESLRARTEQTLVRTQQDESDSSRFAIKQVLSFTLTEQGAFVKDLLLQEIAKGLDALGVATLSSVTSAAASRLPFAPSSSPSLNNEEATNLRNLYRLLQLVSKTPQKENTSRAPGYESTGEKGDDGTNDISLVLNEMRSFPEFLPVLSIIPELSPESQQQFLLLPADLTNLVLSRAVARTIRRMFI, from the exons ATGCTTCTCCTCCGGCCGCTCCCGCTCCCAGCTCCTGCGCTGCGGGCCAGCCCCGCCGCGCGGAGGCAGCGGCCTCGGAGGCGGCCGCCGCGTCCtcgcgcctccgcctccgcctccgcctacgGCGCCGGTGGTATATCGGAGGAGGACGCGTTCACCAGGTGCTCAGGGTACCTGTTCGAGGAGGGGCTGGCGACCGAGGGGGATCTCCCCACCGCGTACGACATCCCGGGCATCGCCAGAGTGTACGGCCGGCGCCCGCTCCTCGTGCTCCGCCGCTCGCTGCAGATCGGGACCTCCTTCGGCCGATGGTTCGCGCTGCGCTACCTCGATAGCCTCAACGAGCGCGCCGACGACATGTTCGAG ATCAGAGCTGCTCAGCTCAGGAGGATCCTGCTGGAGCTTGGCCCG GCATTTGTGAAGATTGCACAAGCAGTTTCGTCTCGGCCG GATGTGATCCCTCCTGCATACCTTGATGAGCTTTCACTACTTCAAGACCGTATAGCACCATTTTCCACTGAGGTTGCTTTCGATATTATagagaaggagcttgggatgccacTCGACATGATTTTCTCTGAAATGTCACCAGTGCCTGTTGCTGCTGCATCTCTTGGGCAG GTTTACCAGGCTAGGTTACGTTCCAATGGGAAGTTGGTTGCCGTAAAAGTACAAAGGCCTGGAGTCCAAGCCGTAATTTCCTTGGATATCTATATCTTGAGGTTCCTCGCTGGTGTTGCCAGGAAGGCTGGCAAGCTCAACACAGACCTTCAG GCTGTCCTTGATGAATGGGCATCAAGTCTATTTCGG GAGATGGATTATAGAGAAGAAGCGAGAAATGGACTTAAGTTCAG GCAATTATACGGGAAACTTAGAGATGTCATGGTTCCAGAAATGTATCTGGAACAGACGAGAAGACGGGTCCTTATCATGGAATGGGTTGAG GGGGAAAGGTTATCAGAAGTCAGAGATCAATACCTGGTTGAG GTTGGAGTATACTGTTCGCTTTCCCAGCTTTTGGAATATGGATTTTATCATGCAGACCCACATCCTGGAAATCTTCTACGTACAGTTGATGGGAAGCTAGCATACTTAG ATTTTGGAATGATGGGAGAATTCCGACAAGAACTCCGTGATGGATTTATTGAAGCTTGTCTACATCTTGTTAACCGGGATTTTGATGGTTTAGCAaaagattttgttactcttgg TTTGCTTCCTGCAACTGCTcagaaagatgaagtgacaaaGGCATTGACAG GTGTATTTGAAAGTGCAGTCAacaaaggagttcaaaatataaGCTTTGGAGATTTGTCAGGGAATCTTGGGCAGACAAT GTATAAATTCAAGTTCCAGATACCTTCATACTTCTCTCTTGTGATCCGAAG TCTTGCTGTCTTGGAAGGCATTGCAATAAGCTTCAATCCCAACTACAAAGTCTTGAGCAGTTCATACCCATGGATCGCAAGAAAAGTTCTCACAGACAACTCACCTAACCTCCGATCAACATTGTACACGCTACTTTATAAG GATGGCACTTTCCAGATTGACCGGTTGGAGTCTTTGTTAACTGAG TCGCTCCGGGCCAGAACAGAGCAGACCTTGGTCAGAACTCAACAAGATGAAAGTGATAGTTCAAGATTTGCAATTAAACAAGTGCTGTCATTTACACTCACTGAACAG GGTGCCTTTGTGAAGGATTTACTTCTTCAGGAGATTGCTAAG GGACTAGATGCACTTGGAGTGGCCACATTAAGTTCTGTAACGTCTGCTGCAGCCTCAAGATTGCCATTTGCACCATCCTCATCACCCTCACTGAACAACGAGGAGGCCACTAACTTGAGAAACCTCTACCGCCTTCTCCAACTTGTATCTAAGACTCCTCAGAAGGAAAACACATCTCGG GCTCCTGGATATGAAAGCACTGGGGAGAAAGGAGATGATGGCACAAATGATATTTCTCTTGTGTTAAATGAAATGAGGTCTTTTCCAGAGTTTTTGCCAGTTCTTTCTATCATTCCTGAG CTTTCACCAGAGTCCCAACAGCAGTTTCTACTCCTGCCTGCGGATTTAACAAATCTCGTTTTATCTCGGGCTGTTGCAAGAACCATCAGAAGAATGTTCATATGA
- the LOC123428212 gene encoding uncharacterized protein LOC123428212 produces the protein MAVVAGLVAPAAKPLGLAGARRQHRGRWRVAAAAAAAGVDLKALGTAIDKKDGDEARRALDRLKELGWAKRWSSQPYMSRRTTSLRELTNLGIKNAENLAIPSVRNDAAFLFTVVGTTGFLAVLAGQLPGDWGFFVPYLTGSISLVVLAIGSISPGLLQVAIGSFSAVFPDYQERIARHEAAHFLVAYLTGLPILGYSLDIGKEHVNLVDDQLQKLLYSGQLDQKEVDRLAVISMAGLAAEGLQYDKVVGQSADLFTLQRFLNRTKPPLGKAQQQNLTRWAVLIAASLLKNNKAAHDALVAAMSQKATVLGCIEAIENAS, from the exons ATGGCGGTCGTGGCGGGCCTCGTTGCGCCGGCCGCGAAACCTCTCGGGCTCGCCGGCGCGCGGCGGCAGCACCGTGGACGATGGAGagttgcggcggcggcggcggcggccggggtgGACCTCAAGGCGCTCGGGACCGCCATCGATAAG AAGGACGGCGACGAGGCCAGGCGGGCGCTGGACCGGCTCAAGGAGCTCGGCTGGGCCAAGCGGTGGAGCTCGCAGCCCTACATGTCCCGCCGCACG ACGTCTCTGAGGGAGCTCACCAACCTCGGGATAAAGAACGCCGAGAACCTCGCCATCCCCAGCGTCAGGAACGAT GCAGCGTTTCTGTTCACGGTCGTCGGCACCACCGGATTCCTGGCCGTCCTTGCGGGACAGCTCCCCGGG GATTGGGGCTTCTTCGTTCCCTACTTGACCGGAAGCATTTCGTTGGTAGTATTAGCCATCGGCAGCATCTCTCCAGG TCTTCTGCAGGTGGCAATAGGTTCTTTCTCTGCGGTTTTCCCTGACTACCAAGAGAGGATTGCTAGGCATGAAGCTGCTCATTTTCTGG TTGCCTATTTAACTGGCCTACCTATCCTGGGATATTCTTTGGACATTGGTAAGGAGCATGTTAACCTGGTTGATGACCAGCTACAGAAGCTGCTGTACAGCGGCCAGCTCGATCAAAAGGAAGTGGACAG GTTGGCTGTGATCTCCATGGCCGGACTGGCTGCTGAAGGCCTGCAGTACGACAAGGTCGTCGGCCAATCAGCCGACCTCTTCACCCTTCAG AGATTTCTGAACAGGACTAAACCGCCGCTAGGCAAAGCGCAACAGCAGAACCTTACGAGATGGGCG GTACTGATCGCCGCCTCGCTTCTGAAGAATAACAAGGCGGCTCATGACGCGCTCGTAGCCGCCATGTCGCAGAAGGCCACCGTGTTGGGTTGCATCGAAGCGATAGAGAACGCCTCCTGA